Proteins encoded by one window of Parabacteroides sp. FAFU027:
- a CDS encoding TIGR03915 family putative DNA repair protein, translating into MLVFRYDKTFEGLLTAVFDAYNRKTFPDKLLGEEDIAPMFMEECFTVITDSEKSERVWKGLQKKVARVTLNMLTYVWLSEEAGCDELLFRYIRKTFDHPQSIETNFADDDVLQVQKLARKVNHEKHRMIEFVRFQKAADDLFFASISPDHNCLPLIIGHFKDRFADQKWIIYDTKRNYGFYYDLKVITDMTLEDSNLFPDGKLNEELMAEDEKLFQQMWKAYYKSLTIQERINPKLHRQHLPKRYWKYLTEKQ; encoded by the coding sequence ATGCTCGTTTTCCGATACGATAAAACATTCGAAGGATTGCTAACGGCTGTCTTTGACGCCTACAATCGCAAGACTTTCCCCGACAAACTGTTGGGCGAAGAGGATATTGCCCCAATGTTTATGGAAGAATGCTTTACCGTCATTACCGATTCGGAGAAATCTGAACGTGTATGGAAAGGGCTGCAAAAAAAGGTGGCTCGTGTTACCCTGAATATGCTCACTTACGTCTGGCTATCAGAAGAGGCGGGCTGCGATGAGTTGCTCTTCCGATACATCCGGAAAACATTTGACCACCCACAATCCATCGAAACAAACTTTGCAGATGATGATGTGCTGCAAGTCCAGAAGCTCGCCCGGAAAGTCAATCATGAGAAACACCGCATGATCGAATTCGTACGCTTCCAGAAAGCCGCTGACGATCTTTTCTTTGCATCTATCTCGCCAGACCATAACTGCCTCCCGCTGATTATCGGTCATTTCAAGGATCGCTTTGCTGACCAGAAATGGATTATCTATGACACAAAGCGCAATTATGGCTTCTATTATGACCTGAAAGTCATCACTGACATGACGCTCGAAGACAGCAATCTTTTCCCCGATGGAAAGCTCAACGAAGAGCTGATGGCCGAAGATGAAAAGCTTTTCCAGCAGATGTGGAAGGCTTACTACAAATCATTGACCATCCAGGAGCGCATCAACCCCAAACTGCACCGCCAGCATTTGCCCAAACGGTATTGGAAATACCTGACGGAAAAACAGTAG
- a CDS encoding glycoside hydrolase family 127 protein has translation MKKSLIAVALLFVFKQTAFSQEKLYPNTFPLSDVKLLDGPFKHAQDLNVSTLLKYDADRLLAPYRTVAGLPAKAKNYGNWESDGLDGHIAGHYLSALAIHYASTGNAECKKRMDYMVAEFKACQDANSVKYPDWGVGYAGGVPKSNEIWPVIKTGNMGPIWKSWVPWYNLHKTYAGLRDAWLYGGNKDAKIIFLKFCDWAVVLTSGLSDAKMEEMLGNEHGGMNEVFADAYQMTGDVKYLNTAKRFSHKKLFNAMSVQEDNLDNVHANTQVPKAVGFERIAEVSGDKDYATAGSFFWETVTENRSLSLGGNSRREFFPPVSSWIDYVNMVEGPESCNTNNMLKLTEDLFREQPLAKYADFYERALFNHILSTQHPEHGGYVYFTPARPRHYRVYSAPEKAMWCCVGTGMENHGKYGEFIYTHRHDSLFLNLFIASELNWKEKGVSLKQETNFPYGEKTKLTIVKGGSKPFSLLVRYPSWVASGELKVLVNGQPVSYTSQPSSYIAIKRKWKSNDVVEVILPMRNTIEQLHNVPSYISFMHGPILLGAKTGTEDLKGLVADDSRWGHIAGGRMLPVDQAPIIVDDNRAALAGKLTPVAGKPLTFTFSGTNIVNAKNTLELEPFFKIHDARYMMYWMNLSNDQYKNVLDSLAKEEAKKMELESRTIDFVQPGQQQPEVDHAIDKSNSTTGTHRDEFWRDAREGGYFSYNMKTGNEKNLTLMVRYWGNENKNRTFDIFIDDAKLVAENLVGKWKVDDFRNAEYTIPESMVKGKSKVKVTFRPQSGNVAGGVFFIRLLKSANTPAVLKK, from the coding sequence ATGAAAAAATCACTGATTGCGGTTGCGCTTTTGTTTGTGTTTAAACAAACCGCATTTTCTCAAGAAAAACTCTATCCGAATACCTTCCCGCTTTCGGACGTAAAATTGCTGGATGGTCCTTTTAAGCATGCCCAGGATCTGAATGTATCCACTCTGCTTAAATATGATGCCGACCGATTGCTGGCTCCTTATCGCACGGTTGCCGGCTTGCCGGCTAAGGCAAAGAATTACGGCAACTGGGAAAGCGATGGGCTGGATGGACATATTGCCGGACATTATTTGTCGGCTCTTGCCATTCATTACGCTTCTACCGGAAATGCCGAATGTAAGAAACGGATGGATTACATGGTTGCTGAGTTTAAAGCTTGCCAGGACGCCAATAGCGTTAAATACCCTGATTGGGGTGTAGGATATGCCGGCGGTGTGCCCAAAAGTAACGAAATATGGCCTGTGATTAAAACCGGAAATATGGGCCCTATCTGGAAAAGCTGGGTACCCTGGTATAACCTCCATAAAACGTATGCCGGCCTGAGAGATGCGTGGTTGTATGGTGGAAATAAAGACGCGAAAATAATCTTCCTGAAATTCTGTGACTGGGCGGTTGTGCTCACATCGGGGCTCTCTGATGCTAAAATGGAAGAGATGCTCGGGAACGAACATGGCGGAATGAACGAAGTATTTGCCGATGCGTATCAAATGACCGGTGACGTGAAATATCTGAATACGGCAAAGAGATTTTCCCATAAAAAGTTGTTTAATGCAATGTCTGTTCAAGAGGATAATCTTGACAACGTACATGCCAATACACAAGTGCCAAAAGCTGTCGGCTTTGAACGGATAGCCGAGGTAAGCGGAGATAAGGATTATGCAACTGCCGGAAGTTTCTTCTGGGAAACGGTAACAGAAAACCGTAGCTTGTCATTAGGCGGTAACAGTCGTCGTGAGTTTTTTCCACCGGTATCGTCATGGATCGACTATGTAAATATGGTAGAAGGTCCGGAGTCATGTAATACCAATAATATGCTGAAGCTCACCGAAGATTTATTCAGAGAGCAGCCCCTGGCAAAATATGCAGATTTTTACGAACGTGCTTTGTTCAACCATATTCTTTCCACGCAGCACCCAGAGCACGGCGGATATGTCTATTTTACCCCGGCCCGCCCCCGTCATTACCGCGTATATTCAGCACCTGAAAAGGCCATGTGGTGTTGTGTAGGTACCGGTATGGAGAATCATGGCAAATACGGTGAATTCATTTATACCCACCGTCATGACTCCCTGTTCCTCAATCTGTTTATCGCATCAGAACTGAACTGGAAAGAAAAGGGCGTGAGCCTTAAGCAAGAGACAAATTTCCCATATGGTGAAAAAACAAAACTGACCATCGTCAAAGGCGGATCAAAACCGTTCAGTTTATTGGTGCGTTATCCGTCGTGGGTGGCAAGCGGCGAACTGAAGGTTCTGGTTAACGGCCAGCCTGTATCTTACACATCACAGCCGTCATCATACATCGCGATTAAGCGGAAATGGAAGAGCAACGATGTCGTAGAAGTTATTCTTCCAATGCGCAATACGATTGAGCAGTTGCATAATGTACCTTCCTACATTTCCTTTATGCACGGCCCTATTCTGCTTGGTGCGAAAACCGGTACTGAAGACCTGAAAGGATTGGTGGCTGACGATAGCCGTTGGGGGCATATCGCAGGAGGACGCATGTTGCCGGTTGATCAGGCTCCGATCATTGTGGATGATAATCGTGCCGCACTTGCCGGTAAGTTGACTCCGGTGGCCGGAAAGCCGCTGACATTTACATTCTCGGGAACTAACATTGTCAATGCAAAGAATACGCTTGAACTGGAACCGTTCTTTAAAATCCACGATGCCCGCTATATGATGTACTGGATGAATTTATCAAACGACCAATACAAGAATGTGCTTGACTCACTGGCTAAGGAAGAAGCGAAGAAAATGGAGCTGGAAAGCCGCACGATTGACTTTGTGCAACCCGGGCAGCAACAGCCGGAGGTAGATCATGCCATCGATAAATCCAACTCAACAACCGGAACACACAGGGATGAGTTTTGGCGTGATGCGCGTGAAGGAGGATATTTCAGCTATAATATGAAAACCGGAAATGAAAAGAATCTGACACTGATGGTTCGCTATTGGGGTAACGAAAATAAAAACCGCACATTCGATATTTTCATCGATGACGCAAAACTGGTTGCTGAAAATCTTGTCGGAAAATGGAAAGTGGATGATTTCAGAAATGCGGAATACACGATTCCTGAATCGATGGTTAAAGGAAAAAGTAAAGTGAAAGTTACGTTCCGGCCTCAATCTGGAAATGTAGCTGGCGGAGTTTTCTTTATCCGGTTGCTTAAATCGGCCAATACACCTGCCGTGCTAAAAAAATAA
- a CDS encoding hybrid sensor histidine kinase/response regulator transcription factor, which yields MPYRNFILLTYILLNACLSCVQAQQRFVFTPVDTRSGLSENRVRYILQLPDGRMVISTEGITNIYDGTSFKYIHLKGSDAMPLGGFRNFHREYVDESYIWLKYQGKLLLMSINQEQSVSRPDSVLAGMGIREPIADFFMDQYKNYWIRTVSDKLLFRNATTGKTGVFVYRVSQTSGKKDDLLDLTVVKDKVYLFYRSGWMVCYDLRSRRAIYKINQLSTPDERHDNWSLFLAVTPKVIYQLWTSSDAKGLITSYDISRKEVTVLLKTDYWLNTPSIDQYGNFWVSCRSGMWIFDKSLQKKQFISSFRLVDGSEINGEISSQYHDSQGGLWIGTFNRGLLYYHPDRFKFGNVGLSSFGNGIKNIEVTGFADTPNGILVGTSRGLYIYNAASGLVSQYPGISNDVACTSLIKDSRQRIWICTDHQGLYSIQNNSIRHYDPKQVTIRRLCETADGALFASTNRGIEQFNPENGAIQLISRIGSNGVSQLISLDKNRLLGKGNTGLFIYNFQKRQFSNSLNVLLRKVNQQYNCIYKDKSNRVWIGTQDGLCMWVPGSNSVQTLYTDDGLVNNSIKSVIEDRQGRIWVTTAGGVSRIVVTSRNNKPNFVIANFNHFDGVLGNEFSYNSILLSKQGLLLMGGVNGFNVIDLQKNPTNPRLPKPVFTNLMLFGNVIKQGQSYDDNIILKRSVSSIERFSLNYNQNFIGIEFSALNYINPTQTYFRYRLEGVDDNWREIYSRNGTGIAGYTNLSPGIYRLKVKSANNSKEWTAGYSEMIIEVKAPFWKTPLAYLIYLVVIVLAAFFALRYYRILSQRELVRRNEEKLNLMKFNFFTNISHEFRTPLTLIVTPIESLLKEMKDSSLEPRLRIIYRHARDLQNLVNQLLDFRRLEVTGEKLNLSFGNIVDFISSFKELFSRLALAKGINFDVNCSSKEAYIYFDREKLYRILNNLLSNAFKYTPNGGQITLSLILMEEQKTLKIEVSDTGKGIPESELPDIFNRFYQVAGSEEGSGIGLHLVKEYVRLHSGEVSVKSEPGKGTCFTILLPMNLSLQPAENEASITDELTHPDVTVDSTKRYRLLVVEDNDDLRTFLIGELAKSYDVLHAADGKAGLELAKSSQPDLIISDVMMPEMNGLELCQRIKSDLSTSHIPVILLTARTSEEHKLEGFGAGADEYLSKPFNLDLLLLRIRKLIEQQNLRQHQFTQKIEVNPKEITISSLDQQLVEKALACIECNMDNPEFSVQQFSEEMSMDRTVLYKKLQSITGMAPSDFIRSIRLKRAAQLLAQGQMSVSEVADRVGFNTHKYFTKYFREAFGVTPSQYAQNYKNHPDE from the coding sequence ATGCCATATAGAAATTTCATTCTTCTGACGTATATATTGTTGAATGCTTGTCTCTCTTGTGTGCAAGCTCAGCAACGCTTTGTATTTACCCCGGTCGATACCCGGAGCGGCCTTTCCGAGAACCGGGTTCGTTATATTCTGCAACTCCCTGATGGTCGCATGGTAATCAGTACAGAGGGGATTACCAACATATACGATGGAACCTCCTTTAAGTACATTCATCTGAAGGGAAGTGACGCAATGCCTTTGGGCGGATTCCGGAATTTTCATCGTGAATATGTTGATGAATCCTATATCTGGTTGAAGTATCAGGGGAAGCTTTTGCTCATGAGTATCAACCAGGAGCAGAGTGTCTCCCGCCCCGATAGTGTACTTGCGGGAATGGGAATCCGCGAGCCGATTGCCGACTTTTTCATGGATCAGTATAAGAATTACTGGATCAGAACAGTTTCGGATAAATTGTTATTTAGAAACGCCACAACCGGAAAAACGGGCGTATTTGTATATCGTGTGTCGCAGACGTCAGGCAAAAAAGATGATTTGCTTGATCTGACAGTTGTAAAGGACAAAGTGTATTTATTCTACCGCTCCGGCTGGATGGTATGCTATGATTTGAGATCCCGGCGGGCGATTTACAAGATCAATCAGCTCAGTACGCCTGACGAAAGACACGATAACTGGTCGTTGTTTTTGGCGGTGACCCCTAAAGTCATTTATCAGTTATGGACCAGTTCTGATGCAAAAGGCCTGATAACCAGTTATGATATTTCCCGGAAGGAAGTAACCGTTTTATTGAAAACAGATTATTGGCTGAATACACCCTCGATTGATCAATACGGAAACTTCTGGGTAAGTTGCAGGTCTGGCATGTGGATTTTTGACAAATCCTTGCAGAAAAAGCAGTTTATTTCTTCTTTCAGATTAGTCGATGGATCTGAGATTAACGGCGAGATCAGTTCCCAATATCATGATTCCCAGGGCGGATTGTGGATTGGGACATTTAACCGGGGGCTGCTTTATTATCATCCCGATCGTTTCAAGTTTGGCAATGTCGGATTATCTTCTTTCGGAAATGGAATAAAGAATATTGAAGTGACCGGTTTTGCCGATACTCCGAATGGTATTTTGGTCGGAACTTCCCGTGGATTATACATTTACAATGCAGCTTCAGGCCTGGTGTCACAATATCCGGGTATTTCCAATGATGTAGCATGCACTTCTCTGATTAAAGATTCCCGGCAAAGGATCTGGATTTGTACAGATCACCAGGGGCTCTATTCAATTCAAAATAATAGCATTCGGCATTATGACCCGAAACAGGTAACGATACGACGACTTTGCGAAACAGCTGACGGTGCGCTTTTTGCCTCTACCAATCGAGGAATCGAGCAGTTTAATCCCGAAAATGGCGCTATTCAATTGATTAGCCGAATAGGATCGAACGGGGTTTCACAGTTGATTTCCCTTGATAAGAATCGGCTGTTAGGAAAAGGAAATACCGGCCTTTTTATTTACAATTTTCAGAAGAGACAATTCAGCAATTCCCTGAATGTATTGTTGCGGAAAGTCAATCAGCAATATAACTGCATTTACAAAGATAAATCGAACCGGGTGTGGATTGGCACTCAGGACGGGCTCTGTATGTGGGTGCCCGGCAGTAATTCGGTACAGACACTCTACACCGATGATGGACTTGTGAATAACAGCATCAAGAGCGTTATTGAGGATCGGCAGGGCAGGATATGGGTGACTACCGCCGGTGGTGTTTCCCGCATTGTTGTCACCAGCCGCAATAATAAACCGAACTTCGTGATTGCCAACTTCAATCATTTTGACGGAGTGCTCGGTAATGAATTCTCGTATAATTCTATATTGTTGTCAAAACAGGGGCTGTTGCTTATGGGTGGAGTAAACGGATTTAATGTGATCGACCTTCAAAAGAATCCGACCAATCCTCGCTTGCCCAAGCCGGTGTTTACGAATCTGATGCTGTTTGGAAATGTCATAAAACAGGGGCAATCCTACGATGATAATATCATCTTAAAGCGCTCTGTCTCTTCGATAGAACGCTTTTCCCTGAATTATAACCAGAATTTTATCGGGATAGAGTTTTCAGCGCTGAACTATATCAATCCAACACAGACCTACTTCCGGTATCGCTTGGAAGGGGTGGATGACAACTGGCGCGAGATTTACAGTCGGAACGGAACCGGAATAGCCGGTTATACCAACCTGTCTCCGGGGATTTACCGGTTGAAGGTGAAATCTGCCAACAACAGCAAGGAGTGGACCGCCGGTTATTCTGAAATGATTATTGAGGTAAAAGCTCCTTTCTGGAAAACGCCGCTGGCCTATCTGATTTATCTGGTTGTGATTGTTCTGGCCGCCTTTTTTGCTTTGCGATATTACCGGATTTTATCTCAGCGTGAACTTGTTCGCCGGAATGAAGAGAAGCTTAACCTGATGAAATTTAACTTCTTTACCAATATCAGTCATGAGTTTCGAACGCCGCTGACTTTAATTGTCACACCGATTGAGTCTCTGCTGAAAGAGATGAAAGATTCTTCACTTGAGCCAAGGCTCCGCATCATCTACCGGCATGCCCGGGATCTCCAGAATCTGGTTAACCAGTTGCTTGATTTCCGCCGCCTGGAAGTGACCGGGGAAAAGCTGAACCTGTCTTTCGGGAATATTGTGGATTTTATAAGCAGTTTCAAAGAGCTTTTTTCCAGACTGGCTTTGGCGAAAGGGATCAACTTTGATGTCAATTGCTCTTCGAAAGAGGCATATATCTATTTTGACCGGGAAAAGCTGTACCGCATTCTCAATAATTTATTGTCCAATGCTTTTAAATATACGCCCAACGGAGGTCAGATTACCCTGAGTCTTATCCTTATGGAAGAACAGAAAACGCTGAAAATTGAGGTGTCAGATACAGGCAAGGGAATCCCGGAGAGTGAGCTGCCGGATATTTTCAATCGTTTCTATCAGGTTGCCGGATCGGAGGAGGGTAGCGGTATCGGATTGCATTTGGTGAAAGAGTATGTCAGATTACATTCCGGAGAGGTATCCGTGAAGAGCGAACCGGGCAAAGGTACCTGTTTTACCATATTACTACCGATGAATCTTTCATTACAGCCTGCTGAGAATGAAGCTTCCATTACGGATGAATTGACACATCCTGATGTAACCGTTGACTCAACGAAACGGTACAGGCTTTTGGTGGTGGAGGATAACGATGACCTGCGAACATTCCTGATTGGGGAATTGGCCAAAAGCTATGATGTTTTGCATGCTGCCGATGGTAAGGCCGGACTGGAACTGGCGAAATCATCCCAACCTGACCTGATCATCAGTGACGTGATGATGCCTGAAATGAACGGGCTTGAGCTTTGCCAGCGAATAAAATCAGACCTGTCAACCTCGCATATCCCGGTCATTCTGCTGACAGCCAGAACCTCTGAAGAGCACAAGCTGGAAGGCTTCGGCGCGGGAGCGGATGAATATTTGTCTAAACCCTTCAATCTCGACCTGTTATTGCTTCGAATCAGAAAACTGATTGAGCAACAAAACCTTCGCCAACATCAGTTTACACAAAAGATCGAGGTCAATCCGAAAGAAATTACCATTAGCTCTTTGGACCAGCAACTCGTCGAAAAAGCATTAGCCTGCATTGAGTGTAATATGGATAATCCGGAGTTTTCTGTACAGCAGTTTAGCGAAGAAATGAGCATGGATCGTACCGTTCTATATAAGAAACTGCAGAGCATTACCGGAATGGCGCCTTCGGATTTTATCCGTTCCATCCGACTCAAACGGGCCGCTCAGCTATTGGCTCAGGGGCAAATGTCTGTCAGCGAGGTGGCTGACCGGGTGGGATTCAATACGCATAAATATTTCACCAAATATTTCCGCGAGGCATTTGGGGTAACACCTTCACAATACGCGCAGAATTATAAGAATCATCCGGATGAATAG
- a CDS encoding putative DNA modification/repair radical SAM protein, producing MKEEVLEKLKVLAESAKYDVSCSSSGTTRKNAPGGIGNTAGWGICHTFTEDGRCVSLLKIMLTNYCMFDCAYCINRRSNDIRRATFSVSELVELTIEFYRRNYIEGLFLSSGVVRNADYTMERLVKVVKDLRTVHRFNGYIHMKSIPGASEILVHEAGLYADRLSVNIEIPTEENLRRLAPEKDHTSVYLPMSYIQQGVLESKEERQKHRHAPRFAPAGQSTQMIVGATNETDKQILFTSAALYDRPSMKRVYYSGFVPVNSYDNRLPALKQPPLVRENRLYQADWLMRFYEFKVDEIVDDRFPDLDLEIDPKLAWALRHPEHFPIDINKADYHMILRVPGIGVKSAKLIVVSRRHARLKASDLKKIGVVMKKAQYFITCNELPAFTVHESSPEYVRQKLTEKKLPKGKQIDSQQLKLIFPE from the coding sequence ATGAAAGAAGAAGTACTCGAAAAGCTGAAAGTGCTGGCCGAATCAGCCAAGTACGATGTGTCGTGTTCCTCCAGCGGGACCACGCGCAAAAATGCGCCCGGAGGAATCGGAAATACAGCAGGCTGGGGCATTTGCCATACTTTCACGGAAGACGGGCGCTGTGTATCGCTGCTCAAGATCATGCTGACGAACTACTGCATGTTTGACTGTGCCTACTGTATCAACCGCAGAAGCAACGATATTCGCCGGGCGACATTCAGTGTATCGGAGCTGGTGGAACTTACCATTGAATTTTACCGAAGAAACTACATCGAAGGACTTTTTCTAAGTTCGGGTGTGGTGCGCAATGCCGACTACACAATGGAGCGACTGGTGAAAGTGGTTAAGGACCTGCGCACCGTGCATCGTTTTAATGGCTACATTCACATGAAAAGCATCCCCGGCGCCAGCGAAATACTTGTGCATGAAGCCGGACTGTATGCCGACCGCCTCAGTGTAAATATCGAAATACCAACCGAGGAAAACCTCAGGCGACTGGCTCCCGAAAAAGACCATACGAGTGTATATCTGCCTATGTCGTACATCCAGCAAGGGGTGCTCGAAAGCAAAGAAGAACGGCAAAAGCACCGGCACGCGCCGCGCTTTGCTCCTGCCGGACAGAGCACCCAGATGATCGTGGGAGCGACCAACGAAACCGACAAGCAGATACTTTTCACTTCGGCTGCGCTGTATGATCGGCCGTCAATGAAGCGGGTGTATTACTCGGGATTTGTGCCGGTCAATAGCTACGACAACCGGCTGCCGGCGCTCAAGCAACCGCCCCTGGTAAGAGAAAATCGTCTCTATCAGGCCGACTGGTTGATGCGTTTTTATGAATTCAAGGTGGATGAGATTGTGGATGACCGCTTCCCCGACCTTGATCTGGAGATCGACCCCAAACTGGCATGGGCACTGCGCCACCCGGAGCATTTCCCGATAGATATAAACAAAGCTGATTACCACATGATCCTGCGCGTGCCGGGCATTGGCGTGAAATCGGCCAAACTGATCGTGGTATCGCGCCGACATGCCCGTCTGAAGGCATCTGACCTCAAAAAGATCGGCGTAGTAATGAAGAAAGCGCAGTACTTTATTACCTGCAACGAACTACCGGCTTTTACCGTTCACGAAAGTTCACCGGAGTATGTCCGTCAAAAACTGACTGAAAAGAAATTACCTAAAGGCAAACAAATAGATTCGCAACAACTGAAGCTGATTTTTCCGGAGTGA
- a CDS encoding ATP-binding protein has product MDKGIIKVLTGQRRVGKSYILMQLIKDIKQANPEANTIYINKELEEFRSIHDDADLFSYANERILPGVKNYLFIDEIQDIKGFEHVLRSYQAEMKCEIICTGSNAKMLSSELSTYLSGRYIEFRIHSLNYSEFLEFHQLSDDDKALRQFLTYGGLPYLSRLGLEDELAIEYLKNVYSTILLKDVISRENIRNVDFLETLVEYIADNVGSLFSASNIHKYLKSQKVDISVNLIINYLRALSNAFIIHKVRRIDIKGLKKFEIGDKFFFEDLGLRNCLQNIDFSRDIHKLMENCIYQHLQILGYEVYVGQLDNLEIDFVGIKKGRKVYIQSTYLIPDEKTHEREFGNLLKIADSYPKYVVSMDAFNAGGNYQGIHHVYLRDFLKMSEL; this is encoded by the coding sequence ATGGATAAAGGAATTATCAAAGTGCTGACCGGACAACGTCGTGTCGGTAAAAGTTATATCCTTATGCAGTTGATTAAAGATATAAAACAGGCTAATCCGGAGGCTAATACTATCTATATCAACAAGGAACTGGAAGAGTTTCGGTCAATTCATGATGATGCAGATCTTTTTTCTTATGCTAACGAACGGATTCTACCGGGGGTAAAGAATTATCTTTTCATTGATGAGATTCAGGATATAAAAGGCTTTGAACATGTGTTGCGAAGCTATCAGGCTGAAATGAAATGCGAGATTATTTGTACGGGTAGTAATGCAAAAATGTTATCCAGTGAGTTGTCCACCTATCTTTCGGGGCGTTATATTGAGTTTAGGATTCATAGTCTGAACTACTCAGAGTTTCTGGAGTTTCATCAGCTGAGCGATGACGATAAAGCTCTCAGGCAGTTTCTGACTTATGGTGGACTTCCTTATTTGTCGAGACTTGGATTGGAAGACGAGCTGGCGATAGAATATCTGAAGAATGTCTATTCGACCATTTTGCTCAAGGATGTGATTAGTCGGGAGAATATTCGTAATGTGGATTTTCTCGAAACACTGGTTGAATATATTGCCGATAATGTAGGGAGTCTGTTTTCTGCTTCGAATATTCATAAATACCTGAAGTCCCAGAAAGTGGATATTTCCGTGAATCTTATAATCAATTATTTGCGGGCGCTGAGTAATGCATTTATTATTCATAAAGTGCGTCGTATCGATATCAAGGGGTTGAAGAAATTTGAGATTGGCGATAAATTCTTCTTTGAAGATCTGGGGCTGAGGAATTGTCTGCAAAATATTGATTTCAGCCGCGATATACACAAGTTGATGGAGAACTGCATTTACCAGCATTTACAGATCCTCGGTTACGAAGTCTATGTCGGGCAGCTTGACAATCTGGAAATAGATTTTGTCGGGATAAAAAAAGGAAGAAAGGTATATATCCAATCCACTTACCTGATTCCTGATGAAAAGACGCACGAGAGAGAGTTTGGTAATTTATTGAAGATCGCTGATAGTTATCCGAAGTATGTGGTGTCGATGGATGCATTTAATGCCGGAGGGAATTACCAGGGAATCCATCACGTTTATCTGCGCGATTTCCTCAAAATGAGCGAACTTTAG